One stretch of Euphorbia lathyris chromosome 7, ddEupLath1.1, whole genome shotgun sequence DNA includes these proteins:
- the LOC136235559 gene encoding bifunctional aspartate aminotransferase and glutamate/aspartate-prephenate aminotransferase: MAAASLNFSKSNIVRKPFTGQSVQLDLSSLGSQSLSFPSPLRNLNLKSLEATVQVQSSRISAVVKSESGSEEMELDISLSPRVNAVKPSKTVAIMDHATALLESGVPVIRLAAGEPDFDTPIPIAEAGINAIREGYTRYTPNAGTLEVRTAICHKLKEENGLTYAPNEILVSNGAKQSIVQAVLAVCAPGDEVIIPAPFWVSYPEIARMADATPVILSASISENFLLDPKLLASKITEKSRLLILCSPSNPTGSVYPKELLEEIARIVAKHPRLLVLSDEIYEHIIYEPATHTSFASLPGMWERTLTVNGFSKAFAMTGWRLGYLAGPRHFVAACNKIQSQFTSGASSIAQKAAVAALGLGYAGGEAVATMVKAFKERRDFLIKSFGEMEGVKMSKPQGAFYLFIDLSSYYGVEVEGFGKIEDSDSLCRYILDNAQVAVVPGGAFGDDDCIRISYAASLTTLQAAVERIKKALLVLKPAAAVHV; encoded by the exons ATGGCTGCTGCTTCTCTCAATTTCTCCAAATCCAACATTGTTCGCAAGCCTTTTACCGGTCAATCTGTACAGCTTGATTTGAGTTCATTGGGCTCTCAATCGCTATCCTTCCCTTCTCCCCTTCGTAATCTCAATCTTAA ATCACTCGAGGCTACAGTACAAGTACAGTCATCCAGAATAAGTGCAGTGGTGAAGTCAGAAAGTGGTTCTGAGGAGATGGAACTCGATATTTCTTTAAGCCCTAGAGTGAATGCTGTAAAACCTTCAAAAACTGTAGCCATAATGGATCATGCCACTGCTCTTTTAGAATCCGGAGTTCCTGTTATTCGTTTGGCTGCTGGGGAACCTGATTTTGACACACCTATTCCAATAGCAGAG GCTGGGATCAATGCAATTCGTGAAGGCTACACGAGGTATACTCCAAATGCTGGTACATTAGAAGTTCGAACAGCAATTTGTCATAAGCTGAAGG AGGAGAATGGTCTCACATATGCACCTAATGAGATATTGGTTAGCAACGGAGCCAAGCAAAGTATCGTTCAAGCAGTGCTTGCGGTTTGTGCTCCAGGAGACGAG GTTATAATTCCGGCACCCTTCTGGGTCAGTTACCCAGAAATTGCAAGAATGGCTGATGCAACACCCGTGATTCTTTCAGCATCTATCTCTGAAAATTTTCTTTTGGATCCAAAGCTTCTTGCATCCAAAATTACTGAAAAATCAAGACTGCTGATTCTTTGCTCCCCATCTAACCCAACTGGATCTGTTTATCCCAAAGAATTGCTTGAAGAGATTGCACGGATCGTGGCAAAGCATCCCAGGCTTCTG GTTCTATCTGATGAAATATATGAACACATTATATATGAACCAGCTACTCATACGAGTTTTGCATCATTGCCAGGCATGTGGGAAAGGACTTTGACTGTGAATGGATTTTCAAAG GCTTTTGCTATGACTGGTTGGAGACTTGGATATCTTGCCGGTCCTAGGCACTTCGTTGCAGCATGTAATAAGATCCAGAGTCAG TTCACTTCAGGTGCGAGCAGTATAGCACAAAAAGCAGCAGTTGCTGCATTAGGACTAGGCTATGCTGGTGGAGAAGCAGTGGCTACCATGGTGAAAGCATTCAAAGAACGAAGAGATTTTTTGATTAAAAGCTTTGGAGAAATGGAAGGTGTTAAAATGTCAAAACCCCAG GGAGCTTTTTATCTCTTCATTGATTTGAGCTCTTACTACGGAGTAGAGGTTGAAGGTTTTGGTAAAATTGAGGATTCCGACTCCCTTTGTCGATACATCCTAGATAATGCACAG GTAGCAGTAGTCCCGGGAGGTGCTTTCGGAGACGATGACTGCATACGCATTTCGTACGCTGCATCTCTGACCACCCTACAGGCAGCTGTAGAGAGAATTAAGAAAGCACTTCTTGTACTCAAGCCTGCTGCTGCTGTCCATGTATGA